In one Verrucomicrobiales bacterium genomic region, the following are encoded:
- a CDS encoding sigma-70 family RNA polymerase sigma factor, which translates to MRAYQDMVYGTAVRLVGSPAEAQDISQEVFLKAYERFSEIGQSPTAGGWLKTVARNLALNHLTRYRARWNFFSELAAPGQDDHDPVADLPAPNLESERWDADARNRWVEAGLARLPAGQRIPLVLYHFEDLSYEEIAAQLKISLSKVKTDIHRGRESLKRHLQRIPEGIDDL; encoded by the coding sequence ATGCGAGCCTATCAGGACATGGTTTATGGAACAGCGGTGCGGCTGGTCGGAAGCCCCGCTGAAGCCCAGGACATTTCCCAGGAGGTCTTCCTCAAGGCCTACGAGCGCTTCAGCGAGATCGGGCAGAGCCCGACTGCAGGCGGCTGGCTCAAAACCGTAGCCCGTAACCTGGCCTTAAACCACCTGACTCGGTACCGGGCACGTTGGAACTTTTTTTCGGAGCTTGCGGCCCCGGGACAGGATGATCATGACCCCGTCGCCGATCTGCCGGCGCCGAACTTGGAATCCGAACGTTGGGATGCCGACGCGCGTAATCGTTGGGTTGAGGCCGGGTTGGCCCGTTTGCCGGCCGGTCAGCGGATCCCGTTGGTGCTGTATCACTTTGAGGATCTGAGTTATGAAGAAATTGCGGCCCAGCTCAAGATATCGCTGAGCAAGGTCAAAACCGACATTCATCGGGGACGCGAGTCGCTGAAACGTCACTTACAGCGGATACCGGAAGGAATCGATGACTTATGA
- a CDS encoding RDD family protein produces the protein MSCLSVTIRSFWGQAAAFLGILIWAAGRALGAEAEPEPTLPQPPRLHEVVRFGNDGAVAAEDSVSKVVVVSGDATVDGEVREGVVVVGGNLKVTGKIRGTVVVVFGDIEASSSAVLRRPAFVIGGKIQQQTGAKLRSDNIVINQDNFPLLTGFLKWVTQGAVYLRPLPPRVLWAWSVPAAFLLLYALMGLILAGPTDRCVQVLANRPMACYLAGLLGCVLFSLCFLFFLILGTIGIGLILAFALLMLVLFGRMVVVRFIGFQLGQQLGLAFLQRPLVSLILGSVVLCLMYMIPVIGLGVWIGVFPLAVGGLILAGFQAVRPARPPEGEAMLATEHGAGQGGRSGEAPIPPMPPPYTVGRPVGFFVRTVATLLDFIVVICLAHLVGAEGRGFLLLWLGYHVALWSWSGATLGARVFGLALVETDGRAVGFQVALVRALASFLSAIPLFLGFLWVAWDVRKQSWHDKLAGTTLIWRRG, from the coding sequence ATGAGCTGCCTCTCCGTAACCATCCGATCATTCTGGGGACAGGCAGCAGCGTTCCTCGGCATCTTGATATGGGCCGCAGGCCGAGCCCTGGGGGCTGAGGCGGAGCCCGAACCAACCCTACCCCAGCCGCCCCGGCTCCATGAAGTGGTTCGCTTTGGAAACGACGGAGCGGTTGCCGCTGAAGATAGCGTTTCCAAAGTCGTGGTCGTCAGCGGCGACGCCACCGTCGATGGCGAGGTGCGCGAGGGAGTGGTGGTGGTGGGCGGGAACCTCAAAGTGACCGGAAAGATTCGGGGAACGGTGGTGGTGGTCTTTGGAGATATCGAAGCATCGTCGAGCGCGGTCCTCCGTCGGCCGGCGTTTGTTATCGGGGGCAAGATTCAGCAACAGACCGGCGCTAAACTACGATCGGACAATATTGTCATCAACCAAGACAATTTCCCGCTCCTGACCGGCTTCTTGAAATGGGTGACCCAAGGCGCAGTCTATCTGCGTCCTCTTCCGCCCCGCGTGCTCTGGGCATGGTCGGTTCCGGCCGCCTTCCTGTTGCTCTATGCTTTGATGGGTTTGATTCTGGCAGGCCCCACCGACCGCTGTGTTCAGGTGCTGGCCAACCGCCCCATGGCCTGCTATTTGGCGGGATTGCTGGGCTGCGTTCTTTTTTCGCTCTGCTTTCTCTTTTTTCTAATTCTCGGCACGATCGGGATCGGACTGATCCTCGCGTTCGCTCTGCTCATGCTGGTGCTGTTCGGACGAATGGTGGTGGTCCGGTTCATCGGATTTCAGCTAGGACAGCAGCTTGGTCTAGCCTTCCTGCAGCGACCGTTGGTGAGCTTGATCTTGGGGAGTGTCGTGCTTTGCCTGATGTATATGATCCCGGTCATCGGTCTGGGGGTTTGGATTGGAGTGTTCCCTCTGGCGGTCGGGGGACTCATTCTCGCCGGTTTTCAAGCCGTGCGTCCCGCCCGCCCCCCCGAAGGCGAAGCCATGCTTGCCACCGAGCACGGCGCAGGGCAGGGGGGGCGCTCAGGGGAAGCCCCCATCCCTCCGATGCCTCCCCCCTACACCGTCGGTCGGCCGGTAGGATTCTTTGTCCGCACGGTGGCCACCCTGCTCGATTTCATCGTGGTTATCTGCCTGGCGCATCTAGTGGGTGCGGAAGGGCGGGGTTTTCTGCTGCTGTGGCTGGGATATCATGTGGCTCTCTGGTCCTGGTCGGGCGCTACACTCGGCGCTCGCGTTTTCGGCTTGGCGCTGGTTGAAACCGATGGCCGGGCCGTTGGCTTTCAGGTGGCCCTGGTTCGCGCTCTCGCCTCTTTTCTGTCCGCTATTCCCCTGTTCCTGGGGTTCCTTTGGGTCGCCTGGGATGTTCGCAAGCAGTCGTGGCATGACAAGCTGGCGGGAACGACTCTGATCTGGCGTCGGGGCTGA